The Sulfurospirillum halorespirans DSM 13726 genome has a window encoding:
- a CDS encoding helix-turn-helix domain-containing protein, translating into MLGTVLKEQRIMCQYDVEEIHAQIRHNVKLLREMRGKSQLEMALAIGHSSAAFYAKAELGIQRKKFNVEHLCKIANVLEVDIRDFFNHLRE; encoded by the coding sequence ATGTTAGGTACCGTTTTGAAAGAGCAGAGGATTATGTGTCAATATGATGTTGAAGAAATACATGCTCAAATACGCCATAATGTAAAGCTATTGAGGGAAATGAGGGGAAAGAGTCAACTTGAAATGGCGCTTGCTATCGGACACTCATCGGCAGCGTTTTACGCCAAGGCAGAACTTGGTATTCAGCGCAAGAAATTCAATGTTGAGCATTTGTGTAAAATTGCGAATGTTTTAGAAGTTGATATTCGGGATTTTTTCAATCATTTAAGAGAGTAG
- a CDS encoding lactate utilization protein, translating to MENLKKIYKKHGFELICVPTQEEALSVAMSFIKPHMSIGFGGSTTVKQIGLYDYVTSRKDITLFNQYEAGISMEENSDRRHKGILADLYITSTNALTKNGELVNADGSGNRVAAQIFGPKKVLIIAGINKLVENVEEGFARIRDVASPKNIERMNNLAISMGKEPRHNMSNIGRKFAYINGDDEGRTTIILVDEELGY from the coding sequence ATGGAAAATCTTAAAAAAATTTATAAAAAACATGGCTTCGAGCTGATTTGTGTTCCCACGCAAGAAGAAGCGCTGAGTGTCGCGATGAGTTTTATTAAGCCGCACATGAGCATCGGATTTGGCGGATCGACGACGGTCAAACAAATTGGGCTGTATGACTATGTTACTTCTCGTAAGGACATCACACTTTTTAATCAGTACGAAGCGGGCATCAGCATGGAAGAAAATAGCGATCGAAGGCATAAAGGCATTCTCGCAGATCTTTACATCACGAGTACCAATGCCCTGACAAAAAATGGGGAACTCGTCAATGCCGATGGCAGTGGAAACAGGGTCGCTGCACAGATTTTTGGGCCTAAAAAGGTGCTGATTATCGCAGGCATCAATAAACTGGTTGAAAACGTGGAAGAGGGATTTGCACGCATTCGCGATGTGGCAAGCCCTAAGAACATTGAGCGCATGAATAACCTTGCCATCAGTATGGGAAAAGAGCCACGCCATAACATGAGTAACATCGGTCGAAAATTCGCCTACATCAACGGCGATGACGAAGGGCGCACGACGATTATTTTGGTGGATGAGGAGCTTGGTTATTAA
- a CDS encoding sensor histidine kinase, producing MKNLFNYYLTFMNRLWCQLAISYALLSFFAMILLAVMLNSINNYNDFHSTITLENVERIIDSEELIVTQAILDTNSVEWLNKARNNIREKLINLEQGRGSSIYRITSSSSPEVYIEITDKNGYPLMSDLDNFSKKKSPYLNQIKSQGAVKNSVQWLAKNGPILADKELIKHDNKELIGHLRIVYIAEFDPWIQFKSVILFLFHRWDKILLLSVPIGIICGLIASRYVTKQLQKMNEITESWRQGNFQKKISLPNDDVLMRHSEHLNNMARDLEMYLNLKQNLAISDERNRLARELHDTVKQKLFALGLQLATIKTKSAAMEFAGEHIFEAEAITREAQHDLMEIITQLHSTEGNNTSFFERIVMIAEDFKRRFGISVELKYSELLQCNAYTEHHILRIVQESLINAVRHGKASKIVIASERHYDTITLTITDNGVGFMPEQKTGGFGLISMHERVQELPDGTLDIQSTAGVGTQITLSWRNES from the coding sequence ATGAAAAATTTATTCAACTATTATCTGACTTTTATGAATCGTTTGTGGTGTCAGCTTGCGATAAGTTACGCGTTGCTTTCTTTTTTTGCCATGATCTTACTTGCTGTAATGCTAAATAGCATAAACAATTACAATGATTTTCATTCAACCATTACGCTTGAAAATGTTGAAAGAATCATAGACAGTGAAGAGCTTATTGTTACACAAGCCATTCTTGATACGAATAGCGTCGAATGGTTGAACAAAGCTCGCAATAATATCCGTGAAAAATTGATAAACTTGGAGCAGGGTAGGGGTTCTTCAATTTACCGTATTACGAGCTCTAGTTCTCCTGAGGTCTATATTGAGATTACCGATAAAAATGGTTATCCTTTGATGTCGGATCTTGATAATTTTTCAAAAAAAAAATCACCCTATCTTAATCAAATAAAAAGTCAGGGCGCAGTAAAAAACAGTGTTCAATGGCTAGCAAAAAATGGACCTATCTTAGCAGATAAGGAACTCATAAAGCATGACAATAAAGAACTCATCGGACATTTACGCATTGTGTATATCGCTGAATTTGATCCATGGATACAGTTTAAGAGTGTCATTCTTTTTCTGTTTCACAGATGGGATAAGATTTTATTGCTTTCGGTGCCGATAGGTATTATATGTGGACTCATTGCCTCTCGTTATGTAACGAAGCAATTGCAAAAAATGAATGAGATTACTGAAAGCTGGCGGCAAGGTAACTTTCAAAAGAAGATTTCTCTGCCAAATGATGATGTTCTGATGCGGCATAGTGAACACCTTAATAACATGGCACGGGATTTGGAAATGTATCTGAATTTGAAACAAAATCTTGCCATAAGTGATGAGCGAAACCGTCTGGCGCGTGAACTTCACGATACGGTAAAACAGAAACTCTTCGCTTTAGGTTTACAACTGGCAACCATCAAGACCAAGTCTGCCGCAATGGAATTTGCTGGCGAACATATCTTTGAGGCGGAAGCTATCACTCGCGAAGCACAGCATGATCTCATGGAAATTATCACGCAACTACACTCCACAGAAGGCAATAACACTTCATTTTTTGAACGTATCGTTATGATTGCCGAAGATTTTAAGCGCCGTTTTGGCATAAGCGTAGAACTAAAGTATTCTGAACTCCTTCAGTGTAACGCGTATACGGAGCATCATATTTTACGTATTGTTCAAGAATCGCTAATCAATGCAGTGCGCCATGGTAAGGCGTCTAAGATCGTGATCGCAAGTGAAAGACACTACGATACTATTACCCTTACGATCACCGATAATGGAGTAGGCTTTATGCCTGAGCAAAAAACAGGAGGATTTGGGCTTATTTCCATGCACGAACGCGTACAAGAGCTGCCAGATGGAACACTTGACATTCAAAGTACCGCAGGTGTGGGAACTCAAATCACACTTTCATGGAGAAATGAATCATGA
- a CDS encoding NAD(P)H-dependent oxidoreductase, with translation MNHLIVYAHPFEDSFNHAILESAVAALESKGHSVVVRNLYALGFNPVLSPVDFKELRSGNTPEDIATEQAFIKNADAITLIYPLWWTGLPAILKGYIDRVFAYGFAYQYSKKGMVEGLLASKKGFMITTHGTPNMYYDASGMTQSLKQTTDEGIFSFCGVATLNHLFFGGISTSDDLTRKEMLKTVQLTLKELF, from the coding sequence ATGAATCATCTTATCGTTTATGCTCATCCCTTTGAGGATAGCTTCAATCATGCCATTTTAGAAAGTGCTGTCGCAGCACTTGAGAGTAAAGGTCACAGCGTTGTCGTAAGAAACCTCTATGCACTTGGATTTAACCCCGTTCTTAGCCCTGTGGACTTTAAAGAATTACGCAGTGGTAATACGCCAGAAGATATTGCAACCGAGCAAGCGTTCATCAAAAATGCCGACGCTATCACGCTCATCTACCCACTTTGGTGGACGGGATTACCTGCTATTTTAAAAGGCTATATTGATCGTGTCTTTGCGTATGGGTTTGCTTATCAATATAGCAAAAAAGGCATGGTTGAAGGCTTATTGGCAAGCAAAAAAGGTTTTATGATTACCACACATGGAACGCCTAATATGTACTACGATGCTTCGGGAATGACACAAAGTTTAAAACAGACAACCGATGAAGGCATCTTTAGTTTTTGTGGTGTTGCGACACTCAACCATCTCTTTTTTGGAGGAATCTCTACAAGTGATGATCTCACACGTAAAGAGATGTTAAAAACAGTTCAATTAACACTTAAAGAGCTTTTTTAA
- a CDS encoding methyl-accepting chemotaxis protein: protein MSISKQLMTMLAIAILGIFAVFSIGLNKMDKVYEETNTCNVNSLPSVIVMSHLQKSMYRIRLTIWQHLGTEDMNEMKKLEEQYRKYKVEFEKEFKGYESLLSDAKDKELYDKEKEYFTQYSTFIEKFFTLSNANKNAEAKTLNLANQTIAQNMMRAIDEHMEYNQQLADKDAKNAVIEKNSASTIMISLSLLIAIAMIIIGIVIRNNIMHGVSLIRDGISGFVQNKELKFRIKYGKNNEIQEIVNSFNSLVDTLEVIIEDVKRSSSENASVSHELSTTSMQIGRNAENSTVIVNNTIEEIVTIKKFVQETALLSEEMKKSIALAGDKLESAKKEVIMLKDEVELASEAETALASQLEQMSRDAEQVKQILTVISDIADQTNLLALNAAIEAARAGDHGRGFAVVADEVRKLAERTQTSLTEINATINIIVQSIVNSSDKMTKNAQNIRRLAGVSTNVEETIISTTSVMDESVKSVTISANNSNKIAKDTDKIVDLVTNINAITSENARSVEEIASAADHLSKLAEGLNLKLGQFQ from the coding sequence ATGAGTATATCCAAACAGTTGATGACAATGCTAGCCATTGCCATTTTAGGTATTTTTGCTGTCTTTAGCATTGGGTTAAATAAGATGGATAAAGTTTATGAAGAGACGAATACATGTAATGTAAATTCATTACCTAGCGTTATCGTAATGAGCCATTTACAAAAGAGCATGTATCGCATTAGACTTACTATTTGGCAGCATCTTGGTACTGAAGATATGAATGAAATGAAAAAATTGGAAGAACAATATCGAAAATATAAAGTAGAATTTGAAAAAGAGTTTAAAGGCTATGAATCACTTCTTTCAGATGCAAAAGATAAAGAGTTATATGATAAAGAGAAGGAGTATTTTACACAATATTCTACTTTTATAGAAAAATTCTTCACTCTTTCCAATGCAAATAAAAATGCTGAAGCAAAAACACTCAATTTAGCAAACCAAACAATTGCGCAAAATATGATGCGAGCTATTGATGAACACATGGAATACAATCAACAATTAGCGGACAAAGATGCTAAAAATGCTGTTATCGAGAAAAATAGTGCCAGCACCATCATGATAAGTCTCTCCTTGCTCATTGCCATTGCTATGATCATCATAGGCATTGTCATTCGCAACAACATCATGCACGGTGTATCACTGATACGTGATGGCATCTCAGGCTTCGTGCAAAACAAAGAGCTCAAATTTAGAATCAAATACGGTAAAAACAATGAGATTCAAGAGATCGTCAATAGCTTTAACTCTTTGGTGGATACCTTAGAAGTAATTATTGAAGATGTGAAACGCTCGTCTTCTGAGAATGCTTCAGTTTCCCATGAACTCTCTACCACGAGTATGCAAATAGGCAGAAATGCAGAAAACAGTACCGTGATTGTTAACAACACGATTGAAGAGATTGTGACGATTAAGAAGTTTGTTCAAGAAACAGCACTGCTTTCTGAAGAGATGAAAAAAAGCATTGCCTTAGCCGGTGATAAACTGGAATCAGCTAAGAAAGAGGTCATCATGCTTAAAGATGAAGTCGAACTGGCGAGTGAAGCAGAAACGGCTTTAGCATCACAATTAGAACAGATGAGCAGAGATGCTGAGCAAGTCAAACAAATCTTAACCGTTATCTCCGATATTGCCGATCAAACCAATTTACTCGCGCTTAATGCTGCGATTGAAGCGGCGCGTGCAGGAGATCATGGACGTGGGTTTGCGGTAGTTGCCGATGAAGTGAGGAAGTTAGCTGAGCGAACCCAAACCTCTTTAACCGAGATCAATGCGACGATTAATATCATAGTTCAATCCATTGTCAACTCTTCGGATAAAATGACAAAAAATGCTCAAAATATCAGACGATTAGCAGGGGTTTCTACCAATGTGGAAGAGACGATTATTAGTACAACATCGGTGATGGATGAGAGTGTGAAGTCGGTTACGATTAGTGCCAATAACTCCAATAAGATCGCCAAAGATACCGATAAGATTGTTGATCTTGTCACCAACATTAACGCCATAACAAGTGAGAATGCCAGAAGCGTGGAAGAGATCGCAAGTGCTGCGGATCATCTCTCGAAGTTGGCGGAAGGTCTTAATCTGAAGCTGGGGCAATTTCAGTAG
- a CDS encoding TAXI family TRAP transporter solute-binding subunit: MKKSLLVGAAAVCLSVSVYAAEFINVLTGGTSGIYYPLGVALSQMYAKAIPDSKTAVQATKASVENLNLLQAGRGEAGISLGDSFSDAYKGDADAGFKAPLDKLRTISALYPNYIHFVAAADSGIKSFADIKGKRISVGAPKSGTALNSKKILEAAGINYKDFSKVEYLSYAESVELMKNRQLDVTLLSSGAGVAALRDLATSQKVVFLTIPEEIVKKIDDPAYQVGIIPANTYEGQTADVKTVSVQNFLVTHSGVSEQTVYTMTKTMFENLDQMVAAHAAAKGISLENAAKNPPAPLHPGAERYYKEVGILK; the protein is encoded by the coding sequence ATGAAGAAATCACTTTTAGTAGGTGCAGCGGCTGTATGTTTGAGCGTTTCCGTGTATGCGGCAGAGTTTATCAACGTTTTGACGGGTGGAACGAGTGGGATTTATTATCCTCTTGGTGTCGCACTGTCGCAAATGTATGCCAAAGCGATTCCCGATTCTAAAACAGCGGTTCAAGCAACCAAGGCGAGTGTCGAAAACCTCAATCTTCTCCAAGCAGGACGAGGCGAGGCGGGCATCTCTTTAGGCGATTCGTTCTCCGACGCGTACAAAGGCGATGCAGATGCTGGCTTTAAAGCACCACTCGATAAGCTTCGTACCATTTCAGCCCTTTATCCCAACTACATTCACTTTGTAGCCGCCGCCGATTCTGGCATCAAGTCATTTGCCGACATCAAAGGCAAACGCATCTCTGTCGGTGCTCCAAAATCAGGTACCGCTTTGAATTCTAAAAAGATTTTGGAAGCCGCAGGCATTAACTACAAAGACTTCTCCAAAGTTGAGTACCTCTCCTACGCAGAATCCGTTGAGTTAATGAAAAATAGACAGCTTGATGTCACATTGCTCTCTTCAGGTGCAGGCGTTGCCGCCCTTCGCGATCTTGCGACGTCACAAAAAGTCGTTTTCTTGACGATTCCTGAAGAGATTGTCAAAAAAATCGATGATCCAGCGTACCAAGTGGGCATCATTCCTGCCAATACCTATGAAGGTCAAACAGCGGATGTTAAAACCGTTTCCGTTCAAAACTTCCTTGTCACACACTCTGGTGTTTCGGAGCAAACAGTTTACACGATGACCAAAACGATGTTTGAAAACTTAGATCAAATGGTTGCAGCGCACGCCGCAGCAAAGGGCATTAGCTTAGAAAATGCTGCAAAAAATCCTCCTGCACCATTGCACCCAGGCGCTGAGCGTTACTATAAAGAAGTGGGTATTTTAAAATAA
- a CDS encoding MarR family winged helix-turn-helix transcriptional regulator, producing MKPRITIARISRISDKAHRFIIQELEKRGIYGIVPSHGGILSFLYSHENITMKELAEKIHRSKPTITVLVDKLVVLGYVLKEKSDTDSRVTYIRLTEQGKAFEKDFQEISQSLNTKIFQGISEAEMNVVDPILEKIMHNLS from the coding sequence ATGAAACCTAGAATTACCATTGCACGCATCAGCAGAATTTCAGACAAAGCCCATCGCTTCATTATTCAAGAACTTGAAAAACGAGGTATTTATGGCATCGTGCCATCGCATGGTGGAATATTGTCATTTCTTTACAGTCATGAGAACATTACGATGAAAGAGCTCGCTGAGAAAATCCATCGTAGCAAACCAACGATCACCGTGCTGGTCGACAAACTGGTTGTTTTAGGCTATGTGCTCAAAGAGAAAAGTGATACAGACAGTCGCGTAACCTACATTCGTTTAACCGAACAAGGCAAGGCGTTTGAGAAAGATTTTCAAGAGATTTCGCAAAGTCTGAACACTAAAATTTTTCAAGGTATTTCAGAGGCAGAAATGAACGTGGTCGATCCTATTTTAGAAAAGATCATGCACAATTTGTCATAA
- a CDS encoding alkyl/aryl-sulfatase, whose product MKYALLCTLAIMASSLFAASEPIKNTVDEQSLKAFSSTAYPKQVTEIIPNKVYHVMGYAHSNASFIIGDTSVILIDTLDSESRAMTLKKIIAEHTNKPVKTIIYTHGHPDHRGGAGVFMDTAPEIIAAAPLKPVLGKMNALKEVFDLRSIRQHGYQLSDEEALSQGIGIREGITTKQGDKQVFVAPTTVLTERKVVREIDGVTFELSGVLGETDDHLLIWLPTYKVLFSGDNYYGCWPNISPIRGGQYRDISAWIDTLEKMLSYNAKYVLPGHTRPLMGESNVKEVLTNYHDAIEFVFNETLKSINQGLSIDQVAEVVKLPEKWAKLPYLGEYYGTVEWTVRGIFTGYMGWFDENPTKLHPLPAKEHAKKTLALMGGKKAVIVAIQDALKKRDAQWAIELADIILAIESNHKAVKQYKAQGLIILAQKETSANGRHYYFAYAKELLAD is encoded by the coding sequence ATGAAATATGCTCTCTTATGCACTTTAGCCATTATGGCGAGTAGTCTGTTTGCAGCATCAGAACCGATCAAAAATACTGTCGATGAACAATCCTTAAAAGCGTTTTCATCGACAGCTTATCCAAAACAAGTTACCGAAATTATCCCCAATAAAGTCTATCATGTGATGGGATACGCACATAGTAATGCGAGTTTTATCATTGGTGATACGTCCGTTATTTTAATTGATACGCTGGATTCTGAATCAAGAGCGATGACGTTGAAGAAAATTATTGCAGAGCATACCAATAAGCCTGTAAAAACGATTATTTATACCCATGGGCATCCCGATCATCGTGGAGGTGCTGGGGTTTTTATGGATACCGCGCCAGAAATTATTGCCGCTGCTCCACTAAAGCCTGTTTTAGGAAAGATGAATGCACTAAAAGAGGTCTTTGATCTACGGAGCATCAGGCAACATGGCTATCAGTTAAGTGATGAAGAAGCGCTCTCTCAAGGCATTGGCATCCGTGAAGGCATCACCACGAAACAAGGTGATAAACAGGTGTTTGTCGCTCCAACGACGGTGTTGACGGAGCGAAAAGTAGTGCGTGAAATCGATGGTGTGACATTTGAACTGAGTGGCGTTCTTGGTGAAACGGATGACCATTTACTGATTTGGCTACCAACCTACAAAGTGCTTTTTAGTGGCGATAATTATTACGGTTGCTGGCCAAATATTTCTCCTATTCGCGGTGGTCAATATCGTGATATAAGCGCATGGATTGATACGTTAGAAAAAATGCTCTCGTATAATGCCAAGTATGTCTTACCTGGTCATACTCGTCCGCTTATGGGAGAGTCCAATGTTAAAGAAGTCCTCACAAATTACCATGATGCTATTGAGTTTGTTTTTAACGAAACACTTAAATCTATCAATCAAGGTTTGAGTATAGACCAAGTCGCTGAAGTGGTTAAATTGCCTGAAAAGTGGGCTAAACTTCCTTACCTTGGTGAATACTATGGAACGGTTGAGTGGACGGTTCGGGGTATATTTACAGGCTACATGGGGTGGTTTGATGAAAACCCAACAAAACTGCATCCTTTACCAGCAAAAGAGCATGCCAAAAAGACCCTTGCACTTATGGGTGGGAAAAAAGCTGTGATTGTTGCAATACAAGATGCTTTGAAAAAGAGAGATGCACAATGGGCTATTGAGTTAGCGGATATTATTTTGGCGATAGAGAGCAACCATAAGGCTGTTAAACAGTATAAAGCCCAAGGTCTTATCATCTTAGCGCAAAAAGAAACAAGTGCAAATGGACGTCATTATTACTTTGCTTATGCTAAAGAGTTGTTGGCTGATTAA
- a CDS encoding YebC/PmpR family DNA-binding transcriptional regulator — translation MGRAFEYRKASKMKRWGNMSRVFPRLGRTIMMAAKEGGGDPESNAKLRTAILNAKAENMPKDNIDAAIKRALGKDAQTLSEVTFEGKGPHGSLFFVECATDNNTRSVANIKSAFKKAGGEMVNNGSLEFMFSRKAVFEFAKTADMDIEELELELIDAGLEEIEEEDGVVLVYADYTNFGTLNAAFDRLGITLTKANLERIANNPVSFSEEQMVDVDKIIEKIEDDDDVQAVYTNIG, via the coding sequence ATGGGAAGAGCGTTTGAATACCGAAAAGCATCAAAAATGAAACGATGGGGAAATATGTCACGCGTATTTCCAAGACTTGGCCGAACCATTATGATGGCGGCAAAAGAAGGCGGTGGAGACCCTGAGAGCAATGCAAAACTCAGAACAGCGATCCTCAACGCCAAAGCGGAAAATATGCCTAAAGACAACATCGATGCGGCGATTAAGCGAGCGCTTGGCAAAGATGCGCAAACCCTTAGCGAAGTCACATTTGAAGGCAAAGGCCCTCATGGTTCACTCTTTTTTGTGGAATGCGCAACGGACAACAATACACGTAGTGTTGCGAACATCAAAAGCGCGTTTAAAAAAGCAGGCGGAGAGATGGTCAATAATGGCTCACTCGAATTTATGTTCTCTCGCAAAGCGGTTTTTGAGTTTGCAAAAACAGCAGACATGGACATCGAAGAGCTAGAACTTGAACTCATCGACGCAGGGCTTGAAGAGATTGAGGAAGAAGATGGAGTTGTGTTGGTTTATGCTGACTACACCAACTTTGGAACGCTCAATGCTGCCTTTGATCGCCTTGGCATCACCCTTACCAAAGCCAACTTGGAACGCATCGCCAACAATCCTGTGAGCTTCAGCGAAGAGCAGATGGTCGATGTCGATAAAATCATCGAAAAAATCGAAGATGATGATGACGTACAAGCAGTTTACACGAATATTGGTTAA
- a CDS encoding response regulator transcription factor, producing the protein MVRKGLTAFLSTAEDIQVMAVVESGMEAVSAAMQYAPDVVLLDLFMPDKPAVETIRQIKKVSPRSQIIMVTSHEGDEYVVPTTQAGAISYILKDATPEDLIRTVRKAARGESTISSRVAKALEKVVSLKMEDEQFHEDLTSREMEVLHYIAEGSSNMDIATHLNISEKTVKSHVSNILSKLYLTDRTKVAVYAWRQGLVKK; encoded by the coding sequence ATGGTTCGCAAAGGGCTAACGGCCTTTCTTTCCACCGCGGAGGATATTCAAGTGATGGCCGTTGTGGAATCTGGTATGGAAGCTGTGAGTGCTGCGATGCAATATGCCCCTGATGTTGTATTGCTTGACCTATTTATGCCAGATAAACCAGCCGTTGAAACGATACGGCAGATTAAAAAAGTGAGTCCTCGTAGCCAGATTATCATGGTAACCTCACACGAAGGCGATGAATACGTGGTGCCAACAACACAAGCAGGAGCTATTTCGTATATACTCAAAGATGCAACGCCTGAAGACCTTATTCGTACCGTGCGAAAAGCGGCACGAGGAGAAAGTACCATAAGTTCGCGTGTCGCTAAAGCACTCGAAAAGGTTGTCTCCCTAAAAATGGAAGATGAACAGTTCCATGAGGATTTAACAAGTCGCGAAATGGAAGTGTTGCATTATATTGCAGAAGGATCGTCGAATATGGATATTGCAACGCATCTAAATATTTCAGAAAAAACTGTAAAATCGCATGTCAGCAATATCCTAAGTAAACTCTATTTAACGGATCGAACCAAAGTTGCGGTGTATGCATGGCGTCAGGGGCTTGTAAAGAAATAA
- a CDS encoding MipA/OmpV family protein, translating into MPYTSRSISFMSLAVLTAIFTLNAFGKEIPNRPEPIQTEQVSSALFAKENWAFALGGGVMYRAKYEGSNNYHAILIPDISARYKEGLIFANWNGIGGYPIYGENYKIGASIGPSFGREEKDDRENLRGVGDIDMGLIVNLLGEYDFGPMKLSGKISKGDEEYGTTAKIEVSKTFSLTEKLKLKVAAGNTWADEEHMQSYFGISPAQAMRSGYNQYEAKSGIKSAGVSLGTFYSITKSWEAKVMLTADKLLSDAADSPLTKKDLNTATMVTLSYKF; encoded by the coding sequence ATGCCATACACTTCACGTTCAATCTCATTTATGAGTCTCGCTGTACTTACTGCAATATTTACGCTCAATGCCTTTGGCAAAGAGATACCAAATCGTCCTGAACCCATACAAACAGAGCAGGTTTCTTCTGCGCTATTTGCAAAAGAAAACTGGGCTTTTGCACTTGGTGGTGGCGTGATGTATAGAGCAAAATATGAAGGTTCTAACAATTACCATGCGATACTCATCCCTGACATCTCCGCTAGGTATAAAGAAGGTTTGATTTTTGCAAATTGGAATGGGATTGGAGGCTATCCCATTTATGGAGAAAACTATAAAATCGGTGCTTCAATAGGCCCCTCTTTTGGTAGAGAAGAAAAAGATGATAGAGAAAATCTACGAGGCGTGGGCGATATTGATATGGGATTAATAGTCAATCTTCTTGGAGAATATGATTTTGGTCCTATGAAACTTTCAGGCAAAATCTCAAAGGGAGATGAAGAATATGGCACAACGGCAAAAATAGAGGTAAGCAAGACATTCTCACTGACAGAAAAGCTGAAGTTAAAAGTTGCTGCTGGTAATACATGGGCGGATGAAGAGCATATGCAAAGTTATTTTGGCATTTCTCCAGCACAAGCAATGCGTTCTGGCTATAACCAATATGAGGCAAAATCAGGAATTAAATCTGCTGGAGTTTCGCTTGGTACATTCTATTCGATAACAAAAAGTTGGGAAGCAAAAGTTATGCTCACGGCAGATAAATTATTATCTGATGCCGCTGATAGCCCACTCACAAAAAAAGATTTGAACACGGCTACAATGGTCACTTTAAGTTATAAATTCTAA